One Deltaproteobacteria bacterium genomic region harbors:
- a CDS encoding class I SAM-dependent methyltransferase, whose amino-acid sequence MIDQQEKSRLFDEWPEDYDRWFTTPIGALVKRYEGELLLELLRTMPGELILDAGCGTGVFTLDILSRSTTVIGLDISLPMLSRAGQKARKYCFQMVLGDMLNLPFPEKSFDRVISVTALEFIEDAKGAVRELFRVTKRGGCIVVATLNSLSPWASRRSVEAKKKQTIFEKAIFRSPDELRSLAHVEGVIRTAIHFQKEDNANIAAEIELEGRRKRLNTGAFMVGRWEKI is encoded by the coding sequence AAAGAGCAGGCTTTTTGATGAGTGGCCGGAAGATTACGACAGGTGGTTTACAACCCCCATCGGCGCCCTGGTGAAGAGGTATGAAGGTGAACTGCTCCTGGAGCTCTTGAGAACTATGCCTGGAGAACTCATCTTGGATGCGGGTTGTGGAACGGGGGTGTTCACCCTCGATATTCTCTCCCGCAGTACAACCGTAATCGGGCTCGATATCTCTCTGCCCATGCTCAGCAGGGCAGGCCAGAAGGCCCGGAAATACTGTTTTCAGATGGTCTTGGGGGACATGTTAAACCTGCCCTTTCCAGAAAAGTCCTTTGATCGGGTGATTTCGGTTACCGCCCTTGAATTTATCGAGGATGCCAAGGGTGCCGTCAGAGAGCTGTTCCGCGTGACCAAAAGAGGTGGGTGCATCGTGGTGGCTACCCTGAATAGCCTAAGCCCCTGGGCGTCGCGCCGGAGCGTGGAGGCAAAGAAAAAGCAGACTATTTTTGAAAAGGCGATTTTCAGATCCCCGGATGAATTGCGCTCCCTGGCCCATGTGGAAGGAGTGATCAGAACTGCCATTCATTTTCAAAAGGAGGATAACGCCAATATTGCCGCTGAGATTGAGCTCGAAGGACGCCGGAAGAGACTAAATACCGGCGCCTTTATGGTGGGGCGCTGGGAAAAGATATAG